The sequence CGCCAGCCCCTGCGGGTGCAGCATCGTGCCCTGGAGCTGACGGGGCGCTGGCCGCTGTGGCCCATGCTCTTCCCCGTGGCCTCCCGTGGGGTCCCGCTGCTGCCCTCGGATGTGAAGCTCAAGTGAGACTGTGGGCAGGAGGGCTCTGGGGCTACCTGGAGTGTGGCATAGaggatggaggcagggaggcctctGGGACACTGGATGACTTCATGTTCCCGGCCCCTCTGCCAGGCTGTATGACCGGAGTCTGGAGTCAAACCCCGAGCAGCTACAGGCCATGAAGCACATTGTTATGGGCACCACCCGTCCAGCCCCCTACATCATCTTTGGGCCTCCAGGCACCGGCAAGACTGTCACCTTAGTGGAAGCCATCAAGCAGGTGGGGCCTGAGCATAGACCTGGGTTGGGGCCTAAGCATAGACCTGGGTCCTACACTCTGACTCCCCTGGGACAAAGCAGTTGTTGCCAGATTCTGGTTCCGTCCTGCTCTCTGAACGCCCCTGAGCTAGCATCAAGGGTCAGTGTGGCTGTTGAGCATTGTTGCACAGGTTGCGTACTGCATGACTCTTGGAATCACCATTCATGTTTCAGTCGTCGTAGATGTGTATATTTACTGCAGCACTTTTCCCGCATAAGTGCCATTTGGACTAGCAGAGGGTTGGGGATCAGAACTTGCCATTTGTGTCACTACCTCCCTCAGCTATGGGAGGCAAATGCTACACTGTGCCAGCCTGAGTCACCCCtaagtctctccctctccctctccctctcccctggaGACCAGGAAGCTGCATCCCACACTGTGCTTATCCCAACCCTAGGTGGTGAAGCACTTGCCTAAAGCCCACATCCTGGCCTGCGCTCCGTCCAATTCGGGGGCTGACCTCCTCTGTCAGCGGCTCCGGGTCCACCTGCCCAGCTCCATCTACCGCCTCCTGGCCCCCAGCAGGGATATCCGCATGGTGCCTGAGGACATCAAGGTACGAGGGGCAGTGCAGAGAGCCAAGGGATGGTGGATGCTGGGGAGGCTCTCAGGGTAGTCACTGGGGCCAGGAAAGCAGGAGCCCTGCATTCGAATACTCGTGGTGTGACCTAGGGTGGGTCAGGGTTCctccctgggcttcagtttccctgTGTGTAAAGTGAGAGAGGTGGATAAAATTGCCTGGGGGGTCCCAGAGCCAGAGCGCAAGTGAGAATGGGTGGAGCCAAGCTAATTCCCCCTCTCCCTTCATAACCCGCAGCCCTGCTGTAACTGGGATGCGAGGAAGGGCGATTACGTGTTTCCTGCCAAGAAGAAGCTGCAGGAATATCGTGTCTTAATTACCACCCTCATCACTGCCAGCAGGTAGGAAGTGTGTATGATGTGTGTCTCTTGGTCTTGTAAGTCAAGGGCAGGCTGGGGAGACGGGGAGGAATGGTGCCTGGGGAGGTGAGTGAGGGGCAGTCTGGATGAGCATTCAGGTTGGGTAGTCAGGTGCCTGGTATGACCCCTCCCTGGCCTGACACCTCCCAGGTTGGTCTCCGCCCAGTTTCCCATTGATCACTTCACACACATCTTCATCGATGAAGCTGGCCACTCCATGGAGCCCGAGAGTCTGGTGGCCATAGCAGGTGAAGGGCTCAGGGTGGGCTATGGGTGTGCCACCCTGCATGGATGGGGTCGGGGAGGTCCTACCACTTACCTGTCCCCCCACCCTACCTTGCCCCCCAGGGCTGATGGAAGTCAAGGAAACAGATAATCCAGGAGGGCAGCTGGTGCTGGCAGGAGACCCTCGGCAGCTGGGGCCTGTGCTGCGTTCCCCACTGACCCAGAAGCATGGGCTGGGGTACTCGCTGCTGGAGCGGCTGCTCACCTACAACACCTTGTACAAGAAGGGCCCCGACGGCTATAACCCCCAGTTCATAACCAAGCTGCTACGCAACTACAGGTATCCTGCACCCTCGGCTCTTCTGCAATCCCATGCCTTCACACCCACTGTGCAGCCCCGGCTAGAGCCTCCATCTTGCGATCCTGCTGCTCAGAGGCTGTGTGACACAGAAGGATTATAAACTGCaaggtttatatatatatatatatatatataagtgatGGGGCTCCTCTCTAGCCCCATCAGTGCTATTCGTTGACAGTGTGACTTAGCAAGTTGCTTCAGTCTAGAGCAGTTGGCTTATCTGTATATTGGGGAATGGTCAGTGGTTCCCAGACACTGGGATGTGTCTGGTACAGGTCCCAGATGAAGTTTCCAGGCAATCCaaggagaaatgagaaaaatacggACAATGTAGTTTTTCATAAAcctaatttttaattcaaattaaagAGCTATAGTTCCTTTAGTCAATGAGTTCAtacctccgggccggccccagggcttagcggttaagtgcgcgtgctccgctgctggctgcccgggttcggaccccgggcgcgcactgaggcaccacttctccggccatactgaggccgtgtcccacgtacaactagaaggatgtgcatctatgacatacaactatctactggggctttgggggaaaaaaataaataaatagataaaaaaaaaaaaaatgagttcataCCTCTAAAATGCTCAGATGGTTCCTAAGTGCTTATTTCCTTAGATGAGTCCACTAAGAGTTCAATAAATGTAGCTATTGTTAGCACTTCTTATATTTTTGGATTTAACACATTATCTCATGAAATAATGGTgatagtagggccggccccgtggcttagcggttaagtgtgcgtgctctgctgctggcggcccgggttcggatcccaggcgtgcaccgacgcaccgcttctccggccatgctgaggctgcgtcccacatacagcaactagaaggatgtgcatctatgacatacaactatctactggggctttggggggaaaaataaataaataaaattatgaaaaaaaaaatggtgatagTAGATGATACTTGTTTTTGTACTGTCCTTCCTTGGCAAAATTGAAACCTGAGAAGGAGTCCctaatttcttgtattttttcttttctttttttttttaattttatttatttattttttccctcaaagccccagtagatagttgtatgtcatagatgcacatccttctagttgctgtatgtgggacgcggcctcagcatggccggagaagcggtgcgtcggtgcacgcctgggatccgaacccgggccgccagcagcagagcacgcacacttaaccgctaagccacggggccggccctattttttcttttaaatttgcctGGTCTATGAAATCCTTGGACCGGATGTTCTCGGGAATCACATTTGGTTCTGCTTTCTGTGGTTTTACAGTGCCTACTAGCAGACATCATAGGTGAATGAGTCTGCTATCCAGTGGGCAGCAGGGTAGGACGATAATGTGTGTGGGCCCAGAGCAGGTGGAGCGgggtccctgagggcagggcaaTAGTAATCGGCCCCTGATcttgctcttcttcctcctcctgcgTCCCAGGTCTCACCCCACCATCCTGGACATTCCTAACCGGCTCTATTATGAAGGGGAGCTGCAGGCCTGTGCTGATGTTGTGGACCGAGAGCGCTTCTGCCGCTGGGAGGGTCTGCCTCGACAGGTGAGGCTGAGCAGGGCAAGGGCTAAGGCTCTCACCCCTGTACCCCACGTTGCCTCCTCCTAAAGGTACAGGGTAGGAGGGGCCTCTGAGTGGAAGCTACAGGTCCCTCCCTTTGTCACCTTGGCCTGGGATCCCACATTCCCTGGAagggtttgggggtgggagggaagggaggcagggaggttcAGCTGAGGGTTTCCCCTGACCCCATGTCCAGGGCTTTCCCATCATCTTTCATGGCGTAATGGGCAAAGACGAGCGTGAGGGCAATAGCCCGTCCTTCTTCAACCCCGAAGAGGCTGCCACTGTGACTTCCTACCTGAAGCTGCTCCTGGCCCCCTCCTCCAAGAAGGGCAAAGCCCGCCTGAGCCCCCGAAGTGTGGGCGTCATCTCCCCATACCGGAAGCAGGTCAGGCCCTCAGTTCCCATCAGGGTTGGGAACCCCCAGATGGTACCTCCTTCATAGCCAGACCACTAGGCAGAGGTTCCAAGAGCTCAGGCCTCTGCTGGCCCCATGTCCTGAAAGAGCTCAGAGGTCAGCTGCCCCCTGCCTTTTTGCCCCCAGCTCTCTGGCCTCCTGCCTAGCTCCCTCTTGCATTCGAGTAATGGCATGAGAGAAAGGCACCTGTCCCCATCTTCCAGGTGGAAAAAATCCGTTATTGCATCACCAAACTTGACAAGGAGCTTCGGGGACTGGATGACATCAAGGACTTGAAGGTGACACCATTCTTTCACATTCTCTTCTTGCCTTGTGCCCCTCACTTCTCTGCTTCCTGAGAGAACCTCAGGCTCTTGCTCAGATGCTCCAGGCCAGCACATGTCCCCGCCCCACCCTCGCTGCCTAAGACCCAAGCCTCTGACTCCTAGAGCTCCCAACTTGTAGGTCTGGAATAGGATCAGGAAACCTGCATGCTTAGTAAGCACCCTACACGATTCTCATGATCAGGCTGGTTTAAGGCCTTTGCCCTAAGGATAAAGTCCACACTCCTCGACTTGTCCTACCTGTCATGTGATAGCATCCCAGCTCACCTCTCCCACCCTTTGAGTCAGTCAGTAGCTTGACTCTTCCTCTTAGGtggtggttctcagccctggctgcagagaagaatcacctggagagtctTTAGTATGCCAGCGCCAGGGCCCCACCCAACCACACAGCTGTCTGGGAGCAGAGCCAGGGCatcggtatttttttttttacagctcctCAGGTGATCTcgtgtgcagccagggttgaaaaCCGGGGCTTTAAGATTTACAGGCGTCTCCCTTggaaattctgattcaggaggtctggttGTATATTTTTAACAAGTACTTAGTGATTATCTTCAGGAAATTTTGAAACACACTGCTCTGAGTTACCATGTTCTTTACAACCCTGTTTTCTTTGGTCAGAACACTTTCCAGCCCCCGCCCCTTTAACTGGATTCACCCTTCAGGTTTCTGCTTTCTTGGCATCCTCCTGTCTTCCTCCCTGCCCCCGTCAGGACACTCATTCACTCCACTGTGACAGCTGCCCGTGACTTCTCCACACCCTGTTGGAGCTCAAGCCCCCTGAAGCAGGGCTTGTTCCTCTGGCTCCCTCTAAGCCCCTgggctcaggccctgcccctctcccctctagGTGGGCTCGGTGGAGGAGTTCCAAGGCCAAGAGCGCAGCGTCATCCTCATCTCCACCGTGCGGAGCAGCCAGAGCTTTGTGCAGCTGGATCTGGACTTCAACCTGGGTTTCCTAAAGAACCCCAAGGTTTGAGGGCTGGCAGGTGGCGGGAACCTTCCTTTCTTGGGGCCCTTCCCTCCAGTGACCCCACCACTTCTTCCTTCAGAGGTTCAACGTGGCTGTGACCCGGGCCAAGGCCTTGCTCATCGTGGTGGGCAACCCGCTCCTTCTGGGCCATGACCCCGACTGGAAAACGTGAGCATTCCCACCTTGTAATCCTTCTTGGTAGCCACAACCCCCAGCCTAGGGCAGGTGTATCTTTGTTAAGCACCTCTTTGTGGCTCAGTTAATCCTCAGGTCTGTTCATCTTCCCAATACCCCCATTTAAGTTACCTGACAGtcagaggttaagcaacttgcccaaaggcaCGTTGCTGTGGCAGGACCACGGCTCAGCCTCCAGCCTCTGCTGATGTTCCCCAGGCAGGCCTgtgcagctgtgtgtgtgtgaatgtcccTGTACCCCACAGATtcctggagttctgcaaagacaaCGGGGGGTATACCGGGTGCCCCTTCCCTGCCAAACTGGACCTGCCACAGGGACAGAACTTACTCCAAGGTCTGAGCAAGCTCAGCCCCTCTACCTCAGGTATGACTGGGCCAGGGTGGGCCAGGTAGGGGCCAGTGCTGGGGGAGGAGGCAAGGAAGACAAAGCTCACTTCCTTTTTTACTAGGGCCCCAAAGTCACGACTACCTCCCCCAGGAGCGGGAGGGTGAAGGCGGCCTGTCCCTGCAAGTGGAGCCAGAGTGGAGGAATGAGCTCTGAAGACACAGCAGCGGCCTTCTCACACCAGCCAAGCCTTAACCGCCCACCGACCCTGAACCAGAACCCAGCCAAGCTGCCCCTCCAAGGGACAGgaaggctgggggagggagtTTACAACCCAAGCCATTCCACCCCCTCCCCTGCTGGGGAGAATGACACATCAAGCTGCTAACaattgggggaagggggaggaagaaAAACTCTGTAAACAAAATCTTGTTCTATGCAAAAGCCTCCTTGTCTCCTCAGCCTGGCCCCAGAGGGAAGAGTGGGACTGTCACACTGCCTAGGGCCATATCCCCCTCCCCACTAGAGAGGAACCCAGCCCCCAAGTCCAGGGGAGGAAACCcagtgggagggggcagggaagccaccCACAGACTTCTAAGTTTAGCCTCTGCTCCAGACCACTCCCCTCACCCGCCTCCAAGGCCCAGAGCCAGGCATGACCTCATGCTTGGCTCCAAGACTCCACCCTCCTGCCGAGGAGTCCTGCCTTTGCagatagggggccagcctggcaaGCAACTCTGAGAGATGGGACTCCAGGCTCACAGCCAAGTCAGGGACCACGAGAGAAAGACAAGAAGCTGCCACACACATGTTGGAGCCTGTGGCCTTTATTCATGCCCCCTACCAAGTATAGCCAGAGACAAGGCCCCTGCCCAAAGCAGAAACACCAGGGGCTCGGTTACACCCTCCCAGTGCCCTACCCCAGACACTCTCCTGTGAGCCAGGAGTGTATAAAGTGCTGGTGTGTGATGATCCTCTGGGGAAGGCCAAAGGGATCAGGAGCCCCACCCCTGGACCCAGGCGGCAGAAGGAGGGACTCTGCTCTGGAAGGGCAGGGCATAGCCCTAGGTTCccagagctgggaggaggggagggaggatgggccTACCACCATGGGCCTGGGGAAACTCAGTGCAGTCCTGGGCTGGAGGAACTGAAAAAGGGAGCCTTCAGCTTGGAGCCCTaagaggatgggggtggggggggggtagTTTCTGTACCCCTGTGAAGGGAGGGGGGAAGTAGGGGAAGCCTTGGGGGTCTCAGAGAATGGGACAGCCCCTCCGGCGCTTATTCTTGCGGACCTGGAGGCCAGCCCGAGTGGCCATCTCAAATac comes from Diceros bicornis minor isolate mBicDic1 chromosome 4, mDicBic1.mat.cur, whole genome shotgun sequence and encodes:
- the MOV10 gene encoding helicase MOV-10 isoform X1, whose amino-acid sequence is MPSKFSCRQLRETGQCFESFLVVQGLDMETDRERLRNIYNRDFKTSFGTPAPGFSSMLYGMKIANLAYVTKTRVRFFRLDRWADEGFPEKRRMTLGSDISKHHKSLLAKIFYDRAEYLHGKHGVDVEVQGPHEARDGQLLIRLDLNRKEVLSLRLRNGGTQPVTLTHLFPLCRTPQFAFYDGDQELPCPLGPGECYELHVHCKTSFVGYFPATVLWELLGPGEPGSEGAGTFYIARFLAAVAHSPLAAQLKPTTPFKRTRIPGNPVVTNRIEEGERPDRAKGYDLELSMALGTYYPPPRLRQLLPILLQGTSIFTAPKEIAEIKAQLETALKWRNYEVKLRLLLHLEELQMEHDIRHYDLESVPMTWDPADQNPRLLTLEVPGVTESRPSVLRGDHLFALLSSETHQEDPVTYKGFVHKVELDRVKLSFSMSLLSRFVDGLTFKVNFTFNRQPLRVQHRALELTGRWPLWPMLFPVASRGVPLLPSDVKLKLYDRSLESNPEQLQAMKHIVMGTTRPAPYIIFGPPGTGKTVTLVEAIKQVVKHLPKAHILACAPSNSGADLLCQRLRVHLPSSIYRLLAPSRDIRMVPEDIKPCCNWDARKGDYVFPAKKKLQEYRVLITTLITASRLVSAQFPIDHFTHIFIDEAGHSMEPESLVAIAGLMEVKETDNPGGQLVLAGDPRQLGPVLRSPLTQKHGLGYSLLERLLTYNTLYKKGPDGYNPQFITKLLRNYRSHPTILDIPNRLYYEGELQACADVVDRERFCRWEGLPRQGFPIIFHGVMGKDEREGNSPSFFNPEEAATVTSYLKLLLAPSSKKGKARLSPRSVGVISPYRKQVEKIRYCITKLDKELRGLDDIKDLKVGSVEEFQGQERSVILISTVRSSQSFVQLDLDFNLGFLKNPKRFNVAVTRAKALLIVVGNPLLLGHDPDWKTFLEFCKDNGGYTGCPFPAKLDLPQGQNLLQGLSKLSPSTSGPQSHDYLPQEREGEGGLSLQVEPEWRNEL
- the MOV10 gene encoding helicase MOV-10 isoform X2, with translation MLYGMKIANLAYVTKTRVRFFRLDRWADEGFPEKRRMTLGSDISKHHKSLLAKIFYDRAEYLHGKHGVDVEVQGPHEARDGQLLIRLDLNRKEVLSLRLRNGGTQPVTLTHLFPLCRTPQFAFYDGDQELPCPLGPGECYELHVHCKTSFVGYFPATVLWELLGPGEPGSEGAGTFYIARFLAAVAHSPLAAQLKPTTPFKRTRIPGNPVVTNRIEEGERPDRAKGYDLELSMALGTYYPPPRLRQLLPILLQGTSIFTAPKEIAEIKAQLETALKWRNYEVKLRLLLHLEELQMEHDIRHYDLESVPMTWDPADQNPRLLTLEVPGVTESRPSVLRGDHLFALLSSETHQEDPVTYKGFVHKVELDRVKLSFSMSLLSRFVDGLTFKVNFTFNRQPLRVQHRALELTGRWPLWPMLFPVASRGVPLLPSDVKLKLYDRSLESNPEQLQAMKHIVMGTTRPAPYIIFGPPGTGKTVTLVEAIKQVVKHLPKAHILACAPSNSGADLLCQRLRVHLPSSIYRLLAPSRDIRMVPEDIKPCCNWDARKGDYVFPAKKKLQEYRVLITTLITASRLVSAQFPIDHFTHIFIDEAGHSMEPESLVAIAGLMEVKETDNPGGQLVLAGDPRQLGPVLRSPLTQKHGLGYSLLERLLTYNTLYKKGPDGYNPQFITKLLRNYRSHPTILDIPNRLYYEGELQACADVVDRERFCRWEGLPRQGFPIIFHGVMGKDEREGNSPSFFNPEEAATVTSYLKLLLAPSSKKGKARLSPRSVGVISPYRKQVEKIRYCITKLDKELRGLDDIKDLKVGSVEEFQGQERSVILISTVRSSQSFVQLDLDFNLGFLKNPKRFNVAVTRAKALLIVVGNPLLLGHDPDWKTFLEFCKDNGGYTGCPFPAKLDLPQGQNLLQGLSKLSPSTSGPQSHDYLPQEREGEGGLSLQVEPEWRNEL